From Terriglobia bacterium, one genomic window encodes:
- a CDS encoding rod shape-determining protein produces MFSSDLAIDLGTANTLVYARGKGIVVNEPSIVAINKNTGEVEAVGKEAKEMLGRTPGNIVAIKPMKDGVIADFKVTEKMLNYFIQKAHNRKMLVHPRIVIGVPSEITQVEKRAVMDSAYRAKASEVHLVEQAMVAAIGAGLPITEPSGNMIVDIGGGTTDIAVISLSGIVYSRSVRMAGNQMDEAIMNFLKRKYNLLIGERTAEQIKIEIGSSYPLDKPLTMEIKGRNLIEGVPKTITVDDSEIREALSECVATIMNAIRVALERTPPELSADISDRGIVLTGGGALLKNLDKRIREETGLPVSIADDPLCSVVLGTGKMLSDFKLLRKISLE; encoded by the coding sequence ATGTTTTCCAGCGACCTGGCGATCGACTTGGGCACGGCGAACACGCTGGTGTACGCGCGCGGCAAGGGCATCGTGGTTAACGAGCCGTCCATTGTTGCCATCAACAAGAACACCGGGGAAGTGGAGGCAGTGGGCAAGGAAGCCAAAGAGATGCTGGGCCGCACGCCGGGAAACATAGTCGCCATCAAGCCGATGAAGGACGGCGTCATCGCGGACTTCAAGGTCACCGAGAAGATGCTGAATTACTTCATCCAGAAGGCGCACAACCGCAAGATGCTGGTGCATCCGCGGATCGTGATCGGCGTGCCCAGCGAAATTACGCAAGTGGAAAAGCGCGCCGTCATGGATTCGGCCTACCGCGCCAAGGCCAGCGAGGTGCACTTAGTGGAGCAGGCGATGGTGGCCGCGATCGGCGCCGGGCTGCCGATCACCGAGCCCAGCGGCAACATGATTGTGGACATCGGCGGCGGCACCACCGACATCGCCGTAATCTCGCTGAGCGGCATCGTGTACTCGCGCTCCGTCCGCATGGCGGGCAATCAGATGGACGAAGCGATCATGAACTTCCTGAAGCGGAAGTACAACCTGCTGATCGGGGAGCGCACGGCGGAGCAGATCAAGATCGAAATCGGCAGCTCGTATCCGCTGGACAAGCCGCTGACCATGGAGATCAAAGGACGCAACCTAATCGAGGGTGTGCCCAAAACCATCACCGTGGACGACAGCGAGATTCGCGAGGCGCTGAGCGAGTGCGTGGCGACGATCATGAACGCCATCCGCGTGGCGCTGGAACGGACACCGCCGGAGTTGAGTGCCGACATCAGCGATCGCGGCATCGTGCTGACCGGAGGCGGCGCGCTGCTGAAGAATTTGGACAAGCGCATCCGCGAAGAAACCGGGCTGCCGGTCTCCATCGCCGACGACCCGCTGTGCAGCGTGGTGCTGGGCACGGGCAAGATGCTCAGCGACTTCAAGCTGCTGCGGAAAATCTCTTTGGAGTAG
- the rodA gene encoding rod shape-determining protein RodA, producing MKRYVTFGDFDWVLLGFVLVICAAGVVEIYSATAGTKFAGAHIRQVYWVLGGVAVMFVVSRVNYHVLLDQVPWMYVLSVVSLMSVLLFGQKYLGARRWIKIGGGIHIQPSEWVKLILILAAAKYFADSRQRECTVADIIKVGMMMGVPMLLVLAQPDLGTTLTYMPIALMALFLGGLRLKHAVVMLLLAALMAPVAWHVLKPYQRERLTSFTQPEADYHGSGYQVIQSLIAVGSGGIWGKGTGHGTQIQGSFLPVPQTDFIFAALAEEHGFVGALGLLLLYFMVLMRLIHNAQTAPDRSGTFVVMGVVAVLTFHILVNVGMVVGFMPVTGIPLPLMSYGGSSVLFTFLALGIVMNIRMRRFVN from the coding sequence TTGAAACGTTACGTTACATTCGGCGATTTTGACTGGGTGCTGCTGGGATTCGTGCTCGTCATTTGCGCCGCCGGCGTGGTGGAGATCTACAGTGCGACCGCAGGCACCAAGTTTGCCGGGGCGCACATCCGGCAGGTGTACTGGGTGCTGGGCGGCGTGGCGGTGATGTTCGTGGTCAGCCGCGTCAACTACCACGTGTTGCTGGACCAGGTGCCTTGGATGTACGTGCTGTCGGTGGTTTCCCTGATGTCGGTGCTGCTGTTCGGGCAGAAGTACCTGGGTGCGCGGCGGTGGATCAAAATCGGTGGCGGCATTCACATTCAACCCTCGGAGTGGGTCAAGCTCATCCTGATTCTCGCCGCCGCCAAGTATTTTGCCGACTCGCGCCAGCGGGAATGTACGGTGGCCGATATCATCAAGGTCGGCATGATGATGGGTGTTCCCATGCTGCTAGTGCTGGCGCAACCTGACCTCGGCACTACCCTGACGTATATGCCGATCGCGCTGATGGCGCTGTTCCTGGGCGGGTTGCGGTTGAAGCATGCCGTGGTGATGCTGTTGCTAGCCGCGCTGATGGCGCCGGTCGCATGGCACGTGCTGAAGCCCTACCAGCGCGAGCGTTTGACCAGCTTCACCCAGCCGGAAGCGGATTATCACGGGTCGGGGTACCAGGTCATTCAATCCCTGATCGCGGTGGGTTCGGGCGGAATCTGGGGCAAGGGGACGGGGCACGGCACGCAGATCCAAGGATCGTTCCTGCCCGTGCCGCAGACCGACTTTATCTTCGCCGCGCTGGCCGAAGAACACGGATTTGTCGGTGCGCTGGGCCTCCTGCTGCTATACTTCATGGTGCTGATGCGATTGATCCATAACGCCCAAACGGCACCGGATCGGTCGGGCACCTTTGTGGTGATGGGTGTGGTGGCAGTGCTTACGTTCCACATCCTGGTTAACGTCGGCATGGTGGTCGGCTTTATGCCGGTCACGGGGATACCTTTGCCGCTGATGAGTTATGGCGGCTCCTCCGTGTTGTTTACGTTCCTGGCGCTAGGCATCGTAATGAACATACGCATGCGCCGGTTCGTGAACTGA
- the mreD gene encoding rod shape-determining protein MreD has product MAAPTLSRERFEVYRFAVPVAVGVPLAALLLQSFLPLHLPVVAIFDLPLLVTIYFGVGRRNPISGLLTGSVIGLIQDSLTHQPIGLYGIAKTVVGYGASSLGVKIDVDNPATRLLMTFGFYLLHQVIYFAVARGLAGELLYWRWGHQAIAGVANALLGLVLYKLLDRLRQGA; this is encoded by the coding sequence GTGGCTGCCCCGACCCTTTCTCGCGAGCGGTTTGAGGTTTACCGCTTCGCCGTGCCGGTGGCGGTGGGCGTGCCGCTGGCGGCGCTGCTGCTGCAGTCGTTTCTGCCGCTGCATCTGCCGGTAGTGGCGATTTTCGACCTGCCGCTGCTGGTCACGATTTACTTTGGCGTGGGGCGGCGGAACCCCATCAGCGGACTGTTGACCGGCAGCGTGATCGGACTGATCCAGGACAGCCTCACGCACCAGCCGATCGGGCTGTACGGGATCGCGAAAACCGTGGTGGGGTACGGCGCGTCCTCGCTGGGGGTGAAGATCGACGTGGACAATCCCGCGACGCGGCTGCTGATGACTTTCGGCTTTTACCTCTTGCACCAGGTGATTTATTTTGCGGTGGCGCGCGGATTGGCGGGCGAGCTCCTGTATTGGCGCTGGGGACACCAGGCGATTGCCGGCGTCGCCAACGCGCTGTTGGGGTTGGTGCTGTACAAGCTGCTGGACAGGTTGCGGCAGGGGGCGTAA
- the mreC gene encoding rod shape-determining protein MreC: MAVVLFAQILGLAVQVKQGTDRGTSRLIRIWAVSAITPFAKGVVHSSAWFADTWHNYVYLRTVRVQNEKLRDEIGRMRLEQVRLAQDASQARRLQTLLGFKEQFISQTMAAQVISTTGSEFSRGVYIDKGSRDGIKPDMPVITSDGIVGKVLRVYPTSSLVLEINDPSSGAGVILEKSRLQGILKGSPSGETFLANIMADETIERGERVLTSGGDRVYPKGLAVGTVARIKPAGTFLNVEVKPTAQLNRLEEVLVITKIVEKGPEPNDQNGPVRAVDVLAQRLPSVPPPKPDAPAKTPQASKPAGAMPQAKPNAEPVAKPAPPPESGELTAVEKKKTIATAAEKNAATAKSVPDPVKPEPPAKDTPR, encoded by the coding sequence TTGGCGGTGGTATTGTTTGCCCAGATACTCGGCCTGGCGGTGCAGGTCAAGCAAGGGACCGACCGCGGCACGTCACGCCTGATCCGCATCTGGGCCGTTTCGGCTATCACTCCCTTCGCCAAAGGCGTGGTCCACAGCAGCGCGTGGTTCGCGGATACCTGGCACAACTACGTTTATCTGCGCACCGTGCGGGTGCAGAACGAAAAGCTGCGCGACGAGATAGGGCGCATGCGGCTGGAGCAGGTGCGCTTGGCCCAGGACGCCAGCCAGGCACGGCGGCTGCAAACGCTGCTCGGGTTCAAAGAGCAATTCATCTCGCAGACCATGGCGGCGCAGGTGATCAGCACCACCGGCAGCGAGTTCTCGCGCGGCGTTTACATCGACAAGGGATCGCGCGACGGCATCAAGCCGGACATGCCGGTGATCACTTCGGACGGCATCGTGGGCAAGGTGCTGCGGGTGTACCCGACATCGTCGCTGGTGCTGGAGATCAACGACCCGTCCAGCGGGGCGGGCGTGATCCTGGAAAAATCGCGGCTGCAGGGAATCCTGAAGGGTTCGCCGTCGGGCGAGACGTTTCTGGCCAACATCATGGCCGACGAAACCATCGAGCGGGGCGAGCGCGTCCTCACCAGCGGCGGCGACCGGGTTTATCCCAAGGGGCTGGCGGTGGGAACGGTGGCGCGGATCAAACCGGCGGGCACCTTTCTCAACGTGGAAGTAAAGCCAACAGCCCAGCTCAACCGGCTGGAAGAGGTGCTGGTCATCACCAAGATTGTGGAGAAGGGGCCCGAGCCCAACGACCAGAACGGGCCGGTGCGCGCGGTTGACGTCCTGGCGCAGCGGCTGCCGTCGGTCCCACCGCCGAAACCGGACGCGCCGGCAAAAACACCGCAAGCAAGCAAGCCAGCGGGCGCGATGCCGCAGGCGAAGCCGAATGCCGAACCGGTAGCTAAGCCGGCGCCGCCACCTGAATCTGGTGAACTGACGGCGGTGGAAAAGAAAAAGACGATCGCAACCGCCGCCGAGAAAAACGCCGCCACCGCCAAATCGGTTCCCGATCCGGTGAAGCCGGAACCCCCAGCGAAGGACACCCCCCGGTAG
- a CDS encoding Rne/Rng family ribonuclease produces the protein MSKELFVSLTPHETKVAVSEDDQLAEIYFERDNEYTLAGSIYKGRVTRVLPGMQSAFVEIGLERDAFLYVSDFFEMEDEQDEFEPVKVGGQRPEFRQPAEDRQVQPHLIEPESEPQQRAPSPIVFEGPEVPPASAEPAATGTGEEEAGRGWRGRGGRRRRGRRGRALPESKFAHGEQEEAPRGEEREQSYPPPGYPPIVLPGESISKFSQASPVPPQQALPGESIAKFSPPQPAPSQPAEEEAAGGPERGFEREKRPPRGFDRGRGRDRDRDQSYGPPPGFQPILLPGESISKYSQMKVAQAAPVEVEQVESAADGRQTEEPPAVEAPASRQECVEAPIHQAEEQRTEHTDDERRLDQMNVATAFVGEEATNTETPAKGAPSVVEEEIEAARDQAQHESVEGEGDHSFVASSSQTIEHEEIEDEDADLPTVAERFEDAGDYEELEEETLDARPVHAERNGGLAELGEELTEAVEEAEAEGEAIAGDEGEESGEEIEYEAAEAPEGEEESAGRAELRGPTGTAGYQQRTQPPPPFERRGRGRRGGRRLRQSRPMQSQQVMISDMLKEGQEIVVQIAKEPIGKKGARITSHIALPGRFLVYMPTVNHIGVSRKIDSDDERQRLKRIVMGEREMPGHGGFIVRTAAENVAEDELRADIRFLKNLWNEIKTRADESNAPALIYHDLNLVERTLRDQLTEDFTHVWVDSEQEYERVLRFVNRFQPNLVRRVRLYTKETPLFEQFGIQEEINKALKSKVWLKSGGYIVINQTEALVAIDVNTGKYVGKTTRLEDTIVKTNVDAIKEIVRQIRLRDLGGIIVIDFIDMDERKNRQKVMQALEESLKNDRAPSKVLQFNDFGLVAITRKRVKHSLERTLGTPCPYCTGTGLVKSVETVCNEIYTEMKKMWKHLDGQEVLLRVNPEVAKELKANNARWLNDLEELAGKSIIIKPDATLHQEQFDM, from the coding sequence ATGTCGAAAGAACTCTTTGTCTCGCTCACGCCGCACGAAACCAAAGTAGCGGTGAGCGAGGACGACCAACTCGCCGAAATCTATTTCGAACGCGACAACGAATACACCCTGGCAGGATCCATCTACAAAGGCCGCGTCACACGCGTGCTTCCGGGCATGCAGTCCGCCTTCGTGGAGATCGGATTGGAGCGCGACGCGTTCCTCTATGTCTCCGATTTCTTCGAAATGGAAGACGAGCAGGACGAATTTGAACCGGTCAAGGTTGGCGGGCAGCGACCTGAATTCCGCCAGCCCGCCGAAGACCGCCAGGTCCAGCCACACCTGATCGAGCCGGAATCGGAACCGCAGCAGCGGGCGCCCTCGCCGATCGTGTTTGAAGGTCCGGAAGTGCCGCCGGCCTCTGCCGAACCAGCCGCTACCGGCACGGGGGAAGAGGAAGCAGGCCGCGGTTGGCGCGGACGCGGCGGACGACGCCGTCGCGGACGCCGTGGCCGCGCCCTGCCGGAATCAAAGTTTGCCCACGGCGAGCAGGAAGAAGCGCCGCGCGGGGAAGAGCGCGAGCAATCCTACCCGCCGCCGGGATACCCGCCGATAGTCCTGCCCGGCGAATCCATTTCCAAATTCTCGCAGGCGTCGCCGGTGCCGCCTCAACAAGCGCTACCGGGCGAATCGATTGCCAAGTTTTCGCCACCGCAGCCGGCGCCGTCCCAGCCCGCGGAGGAAGAAGCGGCGGGCGGGCCGGAGCGCGGTTTCGAGCGGGAAAAGCGGCCACCGCGGGGCTTCGACCGCGGGCGCGGGCGGGACCGCGACCGCGATCAGTCATACGGGCCGCCGCCGGGATTCCAGCCGATCCTGCTGCCGGGTGAGTCCATTTCCAAGTATTCGCAGATGAAGGTGGCACAGGCAGCGCCGGTTGAGGTGGAGCAGGTGGAGTCGGCCGCCGATGGGCGCCAGACAGAGGAGCCGCCGGCGGTTGAAGCGCCGGCGTCTCGACAGGAATGCGTCGAGGCTCCCATTCATCAGGCGGAGGAGCAACGCACCGAGCACACGGATGACGAGCGCCGCCTTGACCAGATGAACGTCGCCACCGCTTTCGTCGGCGAGGAAGCCACCAACACCGAAACACCAGCCAAGGGCGCGCCTTCTGTCGTTGAAGAAGAGATCGAGGCGGCGCGCGACCAAGCGCAGCACGAGTCCGTGGAAGGGGAAGGGGATCATTCCTTCGTGGCGTCTTCGTCGCAGACAATCGAGCATGAGGAGATCGAAGACGAAGATGCCGACTTGCCCACGGTCGCCGAGCGCTTCGAAGACGCCGGCGACTACGAAGAGCTGGAAGAAGAAACGCTGGACGCGCGTCCGGTTCACGCGGAACGCAACGGCGGACTCGCCGAGCTCGGCGAAGAGCTGACGGAAGCGGTCGAGGAAGCGGAAGCCGAGGGCGAGGCGATTGCCGGCGACGAGGGCGAAGAGAGCGGCGAGGAAATCGAGTACGAAGCCGCCGAGGCGCCGGAAGGCGAAGAAGAGAGCGCCGGGCGCGCCGAGTTGCGTGGTCCCACTGGCACCGCCGGATATCAGCAGCGCACGCAGCCGCCGCCGCCCTTCGAGCGCCGCGGGCGCGGACGTCGCGGCGGCCGACGCCTTCGCCAGTCGCGGCCGATGCAGAGTCAGCAGGTGATGATCTCCGACATGCTGAAGGAAGGCCAGGAGATCGTGGTGCAGATCGCCAAGGAGCCGATTGGCAAGAAGGGTGCGCGCATCACCAGCCACATCGCGCTGCCGGGACGCTTCCTGGTGTACATGCCGACGGTGAACCATATCGGTGTGTCGCGCAAGATCGATTCCGACGACGAGCGGCAGCGGCTGAAGCGGATCGTCATGGGTGAGCGTGAGATGCCCGGACACGGCGGCTTCATCGTGCGCACGGCGGCCGAAAACGTGGCCGAAGACGAGCTGCGGGCCGACATCCGCTTCCTCAAGAACCTGTGGAACGAGATCAAGACGCGGGCCGATGAAAGCAACGCGCCGGCCCTGATCTATCACGACCTCAATCTGGTGGAACGCACGCTCCGCGACCAGCTCACCGAGGACTTCACCCACGTGTGGGTGGACAGCGAGCAGGAGTACGAGCGCGTGCTGCGCTTCGTTAACCGCTTCCAGCCCAACCTGGTGCGGCGTGTCCGGCTGTACACCAAGGAGACGCCGCTGTTCGAGCAGTTCGGTATTCAGGAGGAGATCAATAAGGCGCTGAAGTCGAAGGTGTGGCTGAAGAGCGGTGGCTACATCGTGATCAACCAGACGGAGGCGCTGGTGGCGATTGACGTCAACACCGGCAAGTACGTCGGCAAGACCACGCGCCTGGAAGACACCATCGTGAAGACGAACGTGGATGCGATCAAGGAAATCGTGCGCCAAATCCGGCTGCGCGACCTGGGCGGCATCATCGTGATCGACTTCATCGACATGGACGAGCGCAAGAACCGGCAGAAGGTAATGCAGGCGCTGGAGGAATCCCTCAAGAACGACCGCGCGCCCTCCAAGGTGCTTCAGTTTAACGACTTCGGGCTGGTGGCGATCACCCGCAAGCGCGTGAAGCATTCGCTGGAGCGCACCCTCGGCACGCCGTGTCCGTACTGCACCGGTACCGGGCTGGTGAAGTCGGTGGAGACGGTCTGCAACGAGATCTACACCGAGATGAAAAAGATGTGGAAGCACCTTGACGGCCAGGAAGTCCTGCTGCGTGTCAATCCCGAGGTCGCCAAGGAACTGAAGGCCAACAACGCGCGCTGGCTGAATGATCTGGAGGAACTGGCAGGGAAGAGCATCATCATCAAACCCGACGCGACGCTGCACCAGGAGCAGTTCGATATGTAG
- the mrdA gene encoding penicillin-binding protein 2, which yields MPLGRDDKVPQLRLTGVQYGILGIFLILVFGLWRLQVVGSDYYVQLAEKNRVRNVPILAPRGKILDREGRIIVDNYPSFSALLLRDASRNILNDVNAIAAGLHMDPDEVRDRVKKFAFTPQYQPIFLKDDITPDELAFIESHRNELPELETIVAHRRLYPKGGFMAHLIGYVGEVSEDMLNSPQWEFYNPGDVVGKSGVELSYNDILMGKNGFRRALVNNRGKEVGRLDETPAAPGKPLKLTVDIDLQIAAEQALADRNGAVVAMDPRNGEILAMASRPVFDPNSFAVRIKKAEWNRLATDEDHPLMNKAIQAQLAPGSVFKILMATAGLQEGIAQTLQVNCGGGHNFYGRYFKCWVVAEHRTHGVVGITKAIYQSCDVFFYTLAEKLGIDRIAKWAHMLGLGQKTGIDLPNEVSGVMPSEEWKIKNFKQKWYAGETISVGIGQGAVAVTPIQLARAVGAVTMDGKLQKPHVAFPDELARYGVQNASQIQGETLVPIDPQNWETITDAMAQVVEPGVGTAPSAHLNGIDFAGKTGSAQTMSNALAKRLGHRVRDNGWFVGVTPRRNPEIIVAVLLEEGEHGYLAARVASQVIKAYVEKQRARQNNQNLYRAAAAPGMENPPLASAAVMAAINSPRVIAADRRALLAEITLRRRRPEAASAAGGKKALGAGDSFEMAGFFGEPEADGHGEALRAARFKIKLENPRAPVGMAVGR from the coding sequence ATGCCGTTAGGGCGCGACGACAAAGTACCGCAACTGCGGCTCACAGGGGTGCAATACGGCATCCTGGGAATCTTTCTGATTCTTGTCTTCGGCCTGTGGCGGCTGCAGGTGGTAGGCAGCGATTACTATGTCCAGCTGGCAGAGAAGAATCGCGTCCGCAACGTTCCCATCCTGGCGCCGCGGGGCAAGATCCTGGACCGCGAAGGCCGGATCATCGTTGACAACTACCCGTCGTTTTCGGCGCTGCTGCTGCGCGACGCCAGCCGCAATATCCTGAACGACGTCAATGCCATCGCAGCCGGCCTGCATATGGACCCGGACGAGGTGCGCGACCGGGTGAAGAAGTTCGCCTTCACGCCGCAGTACCAGCCCATCTTCCTGAAGGACGACATCACGCCGGACGAGCTGGCGTTCATCGAATCGCACCGCAACGAGCTGCCGGAGCTGGAGACGATCGTGGCGCACCGGCGGCTGTACCCGAAGGGCGGATTCATGGCGCACTTGATCGGGTACGTAGGCGAGGTGAGCGAAGACATGCTCAACTCGCCGCAGTGGGAGTTTTACAACCCGGGCGACGTGGTCGGGAAGTCGGGTGTAGAACTATCGTATAACGACATATTGATGGGCAAAAACGGCTTCCGACGGGCGCTGGTGAACAACCGCGGCAAAGAAGTCGGGCGCTTGGACGAAACGCCGGCGGCGCCGGGCAAGCCGCTCAAACTGACGGTGGATATCGACCTGCAGATCGCGGCCGAGCAGGCGCTGGCGGACAGGAACGGCGCTGTGGTGGCCATGGACCCGCGTAACGGGGAGATCCTGGCGATGGCCAGCCGGCCGGTGTTCGATCCGAACTCGTTCGCGGTGCGGATCAAGAAGGCGGAGTGGAACCGGCTGGCCACCGATGAGGATCATCCGCTGATGAACAAGGCGATCCAGGCGCAACTGGCGCCGGGCTCGGTATTTAAGATCCTCATGGCCACCGCCGGATTGCAGGAGGGAATTGCGCAAACCCTGCAGGTGAATTGCGGCGGTGGACACAATTTCTACGGCCGTTACTTCAAGTGCTGGGTGGTGGCGGAGCATCGCACGCACGGGGTGGTGGGCATTACCAAGGCGATCTACCAATCCTGCGACGTGTTCTTCTACACCCTGGCGGAGAAGCTGGGCATCGATCGCATCGCCAAGTGGGCGCACATGCTGGGCTTGGGACAAAAGACGGGCATCGACCTGCCCAACGAGGTCAGCGGCGTGATGCCGTCGGAAGAGTGGAAGATCAAGAACTTCAAGCAAAAGTGGTACGCGGGCGAGACGATCTCGGTGGGAATCGGGCAGGGGGCGGTGGCGGTGACGCCGATCCAGTTGGCGCGCGCCGTCGGAGCGGTCACCATGGACGGCAAGTTGCAGAAGCCGCATGTCGCCTTTCCCGACGAACTGGCGAGATACGGGGTGCAGAACGCGTCCCAGATCCAGGGCGAGACCCTGGTGCCCATCGACCCGCAGAACTGGGAGACCATCACCGACGCCATGGCGCAGGTGGTGGAGCCGGGAGTCGGCACCGCTCCCAGCGCACACCTGAACGGAATTGATTTTGCCGGCAAGACGGGCAGCGCGCAGACCATGAGCAATGCCCTGGCTAAGCGGCTGGGGCACAGAGTGAGGGATAACGGCTGGTTTGTCGGGGTGACGCCGCGGCGGAATCCCGAAATCATCGTGGCGGTGCTGCTGGAGGAAGGCGAGCACGGCTATCTGGCGGCGCGCGTGGCCTCGCAGGTGATCAAGGCGTACGTGGAAAAACAGCGTGCGCGCCAGAACAACCAGAACCTTTATCGCGCCGCCGCTGCGCCGGGGATGGAGAATCCGCCGCTTGCCTCCGCGGCGGTGATGGCGGCCATCAACTCGCCGCGCGTGATCGCCGCAGACCGACGCGCACTGCTGGCGGAGATAACGCTGCGCCGACGGCGGCCGGAAGCCGCCTCTGCGGCCGGCGGGAAGAAGGCGCTGGGCGCCGGCGATTCCTTCGAAATGGCCGGGTTCTTTGGCGAGCCGGAGGCGGACGGTCATGGAGAAGCGCTACGCGCGGCGCGGTTCAAGATCAAGCTGGAGAACCCGAGAGCGCCGGTGGGCATGGCGGTCGGGCGGTAG